In Desulfosporosinus youngiae DSM 17734, the genomic stretch AAATGACGCTATATTAGGTGATAATGAATTTAAGGTAGGCACTACGTTAGAGAACCAGAGAGATAATCTGATAACTGCAATCAATCTTGCAAATCCTGACCCGGATGATCAGTTAGATGCTTCACCTCGTTTAGGTTTACAACACACCATCGTGCTTAAAGAAAAGTCAGGTCAGGCAACGGGTGTAAAACTCGAAAATGCAGTCACTGCTGGCAACAGCCTAGTATTGACTAATAGCCTGGAAGGCAAAGACAGCACGATAGAGGTCGTCGGCGGCAGCGCAGAATCATTCCTTAACCTTGCTGATACCGTACATGTGCAGGGCACGGAAAACAACGAACTCACCCTGACTCTTAACGGCGATACCCAAACGATTGCTTTGGATATAGCAGATTACAGTACTGGCGGGAAAACAGCCCAAGACTTCCTTAATAACATTAATACCAAACTGGAGGATGCCTTTGGTGCCGGTAAAATTTCAGCATCATTTAATGGCCAAAACCAAATTACGTTTACAACTACCAATGTAGGGGATAGCTTATCCGTGGACGGCGGTGGAGCGGTAAGTCATCTCGTAGCCAGTAACGACGCGAGCGACTTTACAATTGCAGTCGATGGCTCGGACAATAATAAGCTTAATATTACAGCTGGTGGCTTGACGAAAGAGATTACCTTGGCAAATGGGAATTATGACTTTTCAGTATCTGCTGACCGTGAAACATTCCTAGCGGATATGAACACCAAATTAAGCGCAGCCTTTGGTGACGGCAACATTGAAGCAGCCTTTGATGGGGATAACAAGCTGGTACTCACAAATAGCCTTACTGGTTCCATAAGTACCTTGACTGCTGTAACCGGTACCGCTCAGGCAGCGTTGGGTCTACAAACTGCAGCTTATGTCCAGGGCAGAAATGCCAATAACACTTCCACTCTGGAGATTGACGGCATCCAGGCTGACATTACCTTAAATGCAGGCACTTATACAGTGGGAGGTATGGCCTCAGATCTTCAGAATCAGATCCGTGCGGTTGCTGGCTTGGAAAATGCCACAGTTAATTACACAGACGGTTCATTTGTTATTACCTCAGGCCAGGATGGATCAGCTGGATCAGTCAAAGTAACGGCAGATGAAATGGCTAAGACACTTGGTCTAGACAGGGCAACAACAACTGCCGGAGCAGACTCTGTGGGGCAGGGTATAAGACTTCAGGTGGGAGCCAACTATAACCAGAGCATGACGGTGGATATCTCTGATATGCGTAGTGTGGCATTGAAAGTCAGTGGAGGCGCTGCCCAAGCTGGGGCAGAAGTAGAAGCCAGTGATGGTGCTAAAGCAAAGTATGTTGCCATTACCAACGTAACCGACGGTACCGACAATACAAACATAGAATTTGCTTTAGATGTTTCCTCTTTTGAAAGTGCAACAGCAGCCATCAGTGTACTCAATGATGCAATTGCTGCAGTATCGAGTGAAAGGTCTAAACTGGGTGCTTTTCAGAACCGTTTGGAGCACACCATTGCCAACCTCTCAACTACCTCCGAAAACATGACCGGTGCTGAATCCCGTATCCGCGATGTAGATATGGCTAAAGAGATGATGGAGTTCCAAAAGAACAACATTCTCGCTCAAGCCGCTACTGCGATGCTGGCTCAAGCCAACCAACAACCCCAGGGCGTATTGCAGCTTTTGCGTTAATTACCGATTATACAGCAGTGGGGCCTCAGGTTTTCTTGAGGCCCCTTTCTTTGCCTAACCGGTTAATGAGGAATATCCATAGAAAACTAGCTTATATTTTTACAAGTCTAGCCGCTCAAAATTGAATAAACCGGAACTGAGGTTGCCGACTTTATAGCTTGGAATCAAGCAAAGGGAAGTCAAACACCATATTATATATTTGAAAAATCTTATAACAAAGGGCCCTTTACCTCTAAAGGTATATGTAGTACACGATAAAATCTATCTTAACCCTCTATGAATTACTTCTAAAATCTAAGGTGTTTTTGCTAAAATGATTGTTGACAGTATATAAATTCTCAAGTGTAAATACAAAACAGTGTAATACATGCGTTTGCGATAATACGAATTTTATAGTTCTGCCGGTTCGACGATCTTAGACAAAAAAATGTTTGATGACTGTGTTATACTTAAAATGATAAAAAGGGTGGGGCGAGCTGATGGATAATGAAAAGTTTCAAGAGTTAGTCTTAAAACATTTAGAGGACAACGCTAAACGTTTAGGTGAAATTAGTGAAAAGCTCGCCGAGCATGATAGGCGTTTTGATAGCTATGATAAGCGCTTCGACGGCTATGATAAGCGCTTTGATGGCTATGATAGACGCTTTGATAGCCTTGAAGCTTTAGGCAAGCAGCATCACGAAGAACTCGAAAAGATCGCTTCTCAAGTGGAAAAATTAATTCAAAATGAAGACGAAATAACGGATTTCTTGCTTAAAAGACGTAGAAGGATGTAGGCAATGCCTGCGTATTATTTCTTCTGAAAGTTAGACAAAACTAACAAACTTGATGATGTGCTGACTGTTGCCGGCCGGATTCTGAAGGAAATTATCCTGCCTCTTCCGAATTGACGGAAATCAGGAAGGAGATCATAGCCACTATTACGGAATAAGAAAAAACCTTTTGTCTCAATCAGAGTCGAAAGGTTTTTATTTCTCGTTATTTAGGATATAGGATCATATCCTTAGGAAAAACATCTTGAAAAAAGCGCATAAACTGTAATCTTAGAAATTTTAAGGATTTCTGCGGCTTCTTCAACGTATAAGAAACATTATTGGATATAGTGAGCCTCCAGACTATTCTAATGGAGATAATAAAAACTATAATTATATTGCTAAGTTATTATAACCTATTGTATAATGACATTGCAGTTGGGTCTTGTTGGTTGACGTTAGTTAGTATTATATTATGTTAATCTATATAAATCTGAAATATATGAATTCATTGCACAAATGTATAGATTGAGTAATATAAACGAACTTAGACTAATTTGGACTAATATAAATCAACTGAAATATAAATTTACATATGTTAGGAGGAGTTCGAATGAAAAAGGTTTCATGGATGTTAGTGTTTAGTTTTCTTTTAATTTTAACTACGATTGGCTGCAGTTCGGGAAATAATGCCCCATCGGCAAACACTCCCAAGGCTGAACCCACAGAGATCATGGTGTCTGCCGCAGCCAGCCTGAAGGATTCATTGACCGAAATCCAGAAAGAGTATGCCGCAAAGGTTCCCGAAGTTAAGCTTACCTTCGTCTTTGGAGCTTCAGGTACACTGCAGCAACAAATTGAACAAGGAGCCCCGGCAGACCTTTTTATTTCTGCAGGAAAAGCTCAGATGGATGCTTTGGAACAAAAGGATTTGTTGGTTAAAGAGAGTAGGCTCGACTTAGTAGGCAATGAATTAGTCTTGGTTGCAGGGAAGGATAACAGTAAGGTTACATCCTTTGAAGATCTGACTAAGGCAAATGTTCAAAAGATCGGTATTGGAACACCTGAGTCTGTACCCGCCGGAAAATATGCCCAGGAAGCCTTGACAAGTCTTAAACTTTGGGATACATTACAGCCTAAGTTTGTAATGGCTAAGGATGTGACCCAGGTTCTGAATTATGTGGAAACAGGTAATGTAGAGGCAGGACTCGTATACCGGTCCGATGCTTTAGGGTCATCGAAAGTCAAAGTCGTAACGGCAGCTCCGGAGAGCAGTCATAAGCCTATTACTTACCCGGCAGCGGTTATTTCGGCAACTAAAAATAAACAACTTGCCGAAGACTTTTTAAAATACTTACAGGGTTCGGAAGCTCAACAGTTATTTGTAAACTATGGATTTAAAACATTAGCTAAATAACTAAAACGTTGGCCAAATAATTACTTTCCGGGGGAATCCAATGGAATTTAGCGTTATTCCCATTATTCTATCTTTGAAAGTTGCCTTTGCTGCCGTCGTTATTGTCGCATTCTCTTCTATACCAATAGCCGCCTTTATGGCTAAGCGCGAGTTTTGGGGCAAAGATATTGTAGAGTCAATCATTACTTTGCCCCTGGTGCTCCCTCCCTCAGTTGTTGGCTTTATGCTGTTGTTTGTTTTTGGGAAGAATGGCCCGTTAGGCAAGTTATTCGAACATTGGTTTAATGTCAGGATAGTCTTTACTTTGGCGGGGGCCGTAATAGCAGCCGCCGTTGTGGCTTTTCCCTTAATGTATCAATCCGTAAAGGTTGCTATTGAAAGTGTTGATCAAAACCTGGAGAAAGCGGCGCGTACTCTGGGGGCTGGAGAACTAAGGGTGTTTTTCACCATAACTCTTCCCTTAGCCTTGAATGGCATTATAGCGGGCTTAGTTTTAGCCTTTGCCCGGTCTCTGGGGGAGTTTGGAGCGACGCTGATGATTGCCGGGAATATTCCTGGTAAGACGCAAACTATGCCCATTGCTATTTATTTCGCTAATGAGGCCGGCGACACAGGGGAAGCAGGCATATTGGTTGTCATTATGACTATTTTTAGTTTTCTGGTCATTTATGGATTAAACCGATGGGGGAAAGGATCACGACGAGACTCCCGAGGAGGTGGAGCGTAATGCTAAAGGCTCATTTTAAAAAGAAGCTGCCTTCCTTTGAGCTGGAAGCCGATATCACCTTAAAGAGCGGTATTCTCGCCCTGGTCGGTCCTTCCGGTGCCGGCAAGACGACGATCCTGCAATGTATAGCAGGCCTCCAGACTCCTTCATGGGGGGAAATTAATATCAATGATAAAATCATCTTCTCTTCTGAGCATAGGGCAGATATTCCTATCAGAAAGCGGCGCATAGGGTATGTTTTCCAAGACTATGCTCTCTTTCCCCACATGTCGGTGGAAAAGAATGTGATGTACGGTAAGCCTCAAAAAGGAAGTATTCCCAATAAGGTTCTTGCCGTTTCCAATGTTCTGGAGATGTTGAAAATTGCTCATCTCAGAAATCGCTATCCCAATCAGATTTCGGGAGGAGAAAAGCAACGGGTTGCTCTCGCTCGTGCCTTAATGACTGAGCCGGAACTTTTGCTGCTTGATGAACCTCTTTCCGCTCTGGATCAGGACACGCGGAGTACCCTCCAGCAGGAGTTGCTTAAGCTTCAAACCCAATGGCAGATTCCTTTTATTTTGGTCACTCATGATGCCCGGGAGGCGGAAATGCTTGGCAGTCAGATCATTAAGCTGGATAAGGGCAAACAAGAGGAAATTAAGAAACTTTAGACAAAAAAATTACCAGGAAGTACTTTACAGATAACTGAAGCGGATTAATTGGTCCGAAAAATTGAAGAATGACCTCCGAGCCAGAATGACCTAAAGAGCAATTCCAAGGTCACTGGACAGGATCGCAGATCCTCAGGGTATTCCGGGAAACTGGTATGCCTTCACAGTTTGAAGAGGAGTAGTTCGGGTTAGACTGGGATACCAGTTTATTTAGCTCCCTTTTCGGGAGCTTTATTTTTTATACCATACTATTTACTAATATCATAACTAGATAAGGTAAGGGGGGTTGCGGTGTTTATAATGATTTAATGGGAATGGACTTTGCCCCGCTGCTAATTTCCCTAAGAGCAGCCACCATTTCAACGATTGTGACTTTTTTCTCAGGAATTGCGGCTGCCTGCTTTGTTTCAGGCTACAGGGGGAAATTCAAAGGGCTGATTGACGGTGTACTTACTCTGCCTTTAGTTTTACCGCCTACAGTTGTCGGGTTCCTGCTCCTGGTACTGTTTGGCAAGAACGGCCCCTTGGGAAGACTCCTGATGGCAGTTGGGCAAACGGTTATATTTTCCTGGCCGGCAACGGTTATTGCAGCTTCAGTGGTTGCCTTTCCCTTAATGTATCGAACGGTTAGAAGCGCCTTTGAACAAATTGATCAAAATATTATTAATGCTGCACGTACACTGGGTGTCTCAGAGTGGAAAATCTTTTGGAAGATAACCATCCCGCTTTCCTGGCCGGGGGTGGCGGCCGGTACTGTCTTAGCTTTCGCCAGGGCTTTAGGGGATTTTGGGGCTACGCTTATGATTGGCGGCAACATACCCGGAAAAACACTGACCATTCCTGCGGCGATTTTCTTTGCAGCCGAAAGCGGAGAAATGAGAAGGGCTCTGATATGGGTGATACTTATTTTTATAATTTCCTTGATCGTTATGACGTTAATGAACTATTGGACGGATTACCAGCGCAAGATGACTGCTGTTACTGGCAGGAAGTAATATGAAATTATGGGTGGATATTCAAAAGAAACTTCCGGGTTTTACCTTAGATGTTAAGTTTGAGACAGATGGGGAGATTCTTGGACTTTTAGGGGCTTCCGGGTCAGGTAAAAGTATGATTTTGCGCTGTATCGCTGGCATCGATACGCCTGATACAGGAAGGATTATTCTCAACGACCGAACGTTGTTCGACTCCAAGCGAAGAATTGATCTCCCTTGCCGCAAGAGAAAAGTGGGTTATTTATTCCAGAATTATGCCCTTTTCCCTAATATGACGGTGGAAGATAATATTGGATTTGGCATTGAAGACAGAAAGCGCGCAGATAGAATAGCCATAATCGAGGAAAAAGTGAAGATGATCAAGCTGGAGGGTTTAGAAAAGAGGTATCCAAATCAACTTTCCGGGGGACAACAACAGCGGGTTGCTCTGGCCAGGGCTTTAGCTATTGAGCCGGAGGCGCTGCTCTTAGATGAACCATTTTCCGCACTTGACGACTATTTAAGAAACCACATGGTCAAACAATTGACCGAAACCTTATCAGGCTATCAAGGAGTTACCCTGTTCGTGACCCATAACATGGATGAAATCTATAGCATTTGCCATAGATTAGTCGTATTGTCTTCAGGGAAGATTGAAGCAAAAGGGGGGACAGAGGAGGTATTCAGCTCTCCGCCTTCACTCGTATCCGCACAATTAACAGGCTGCAGAAATTTCTCTCCGGCCATCTACAAATCGCCCTTTGAGTTGGAGGCAACGGATTGGGGGATAAACTTAAAAACCAAGAGAGAAATCCCGAAACAGATTGAGTTTGTAGGTATTCATGCTCATGCTCTTGAATTGGCGTTAACGGAAAAAGAGGACAATGTGTTTGAAGGCCGGCTTAATTTCATCAGTGAGACTCCTTCCCGGGTGACAGTCTATCTCGTTACGGAAAAGGAAGCCCGGAGACAGGAGAATCACCAAATTCAGTGGGAGATCACCAAACAAATGTGGTCTGAATTGAAGGATAAACCACAGCCCTGGAAGCTGAAGATGAATCCGGAAAAGCTGATAATTATCTGATGCCGCGTTACCGGCAAGTACAAAAGAAAGAGGGGAGATTCAATGAGACTATCTAATCTAATTAGGAAAACTGATAAAACCCGGGCTGCCCTGGGGCGGATGGCTTTTTCCCTGGTATTGCTTGTTTTATTTATTTCCGGGTGTTCAAGTGCTGTCAATGAAACCCCAAAACCGGAAGTCAGTCAAGCTGACCAGGCTAAGCCTATTGAGCTTTTGGTATCCACTGCTCCCAGTTTGAAAGGTTCTCTTGAGGAAATAAAAAGCCTGTATTCGGCGAAAAATGCTCAGGTTAAATTGGTTTATAATTATGGGCCGTCAGGCTCCCTCCAAACCCAAATCGAGCAAGGGGCCGCTGCCGATATTTTTATTTCTCAAGGTAAACCGCAGATGGATGCTTTAGAGCAAAAGGGACTGATTAAGCAGGACTCCAGAGTGAATCTCCTAGGGGATGAACTTGTCCTGATCGTCAATAAAAACAACACTTCCATTAACAGCTTTGAAGATTTAGCCAAACCGGAGGTTAAGAAAATCGGAATCGGCGAAGCCGGGTCAGTTCCGGCAGCTAAAACTGCGCAAGAAACCCTGGAGACCCTTAAATTATGGGATACCTTACAACCTAAATTCGTTATTGGCAAGGATCTGATGCAAATAATGACCTATGTAGAGACAGACAATGCCGAAGCAGCGTTTGTTTGGGATACCATCGCGATCCTTTCCGATAAAGTGAAAATTGTGGCCGCGGCACCGGCAAACTCCCATAAACCGGTTGTATTGCCTGCAGCGGTGGTAGCTGCCTCGAAAAACAGTGATGAAGCTTCGAAGTTTTTGGAGTATTTACAGAGTGATGAGGCTATGAAAATCTTTGAAAAGAATGGATTCATAAGAGGAGAGTAAGTTAAAGCGAATTTGAGGTGGAGGCTATGATTTACATTAGTGATGAAACCATTGACCGCTGGATCAAAGAGGATGTTCCTTATCTGGATCTAACAACACTAACTCTTGGTATCGGCGGAACTAAAGGAACGATTACATTTAAAGCCAGAGAATTTACGGTTTTATCCGGGGTAGAGGAAGTATTAAGGATCTTTAACAGGCTGGGGATTAGGCAGATTCGCTCCTTGCCATCGGGCTCTATCGTTAACAAGGGAGATATCTTTATCGAAGCCGAAGGGTTGGCCTCGAACCTGCATATAGCCTGGAAAGTCTCCCTGAATATACTTGAATACTGTTCAGGTATTGCCACAAGGACCAAACGGATGGTGGATAAGGCTAAATCAGTGAATCCACAGGTGGCTGTTGTCGCTACCAGAAAATCATTTCCCGGTACTAAAGAGCTCTCCATAAAGTCAATTATCGCTGGGGGCGCTTTTCCCCATCGCTTGGGCTTGTCTGAAACTATCTTAATTTTCAAGCAGCATGTCAATTTCCTGGGAGATATTCATAATCTGGCTCAGGTGATGAAAGAAGTTAAGGGAAATGCCTGTGAAAAGAAAATTATTGTTGAAGTAGAACGGATTGAAGATGCCCGCCTTTTAGTAGAAACCGGCGTTGATGGATTGCAATTTGACAAGATTCCTGCCCATGACTTAAAAGTCATCGTTGAAGAAATCCGAAGCCTTAACCCCAATGTTACACTTCTTGGGGCAGGCGGCATTAATGAAGGCAATATCCAAGACTATGCTGATACGGGCATTGATGCCATTGTCACCACGGCCATGTATTTTGGAAAACCGTCTGACCTTGGAGTGACTATAGAACCGTTTAAAGATTAGTAAATCCACACAGCTCCTTGGCGCACATCGTCAAGGGGCTTTTTAATGGGTAAAAATGAGAACCGGCAGCGGGGGGTTACCTATAGAGTTTCGGGGAGGAGAATTTTAGATCGAGACTCAGCCATGTATTATAGATGTCCTCAATTAGTTCATGCTGAATTTGGATTCGAGGCAAATTCAGCGAATAATGAAGAGAATCATTCGGGGGATCTTCTAAGGTTAGTTCACCATGCTCCAGCTCTGCCAAACGCAGGTTGAACGAGAAAATTCGGTCTTCAAATAAGGTAGGGTTAGCGACGTATGCTGCGGCAACGACATCCCAATTATAAAAACCATCCAGATTAAATAAGAACATCATGTACTTAAACCAGTAGGATGTTTTTTTGAGAAGGTAGCGGGCGATGGGCTTGTTCTCGGATGAGAGCCGGGCAAAGAATGCTTCCTTAGGAAAAAACGCGTCCAAACAAGTATTTCCAGTGATGACAGAAACATTGTTTCCAAGCTTCAAGACGGTTTCAGTGGCTAACGAATCGCATGAAAAATTCAGTTCATTAAGGGGGCGGCCATTAATGATCAGGGGTTCAGTGGTTCCTCCCATGACAACAATGCGTTTTACCTTTGCCAAAAAGCTAGGGTCCGAACGGTAAGCTGCATAGAGATTGGTTAGTGATCCTGTGGCCAGAATGGTGATTCTTCCCGGATTGGAGTTCACGGACTCAACCAAAAAATCCGTGGCTTCGCTTTGGTAATGATGCTTGTCTTCACACCCTTTAAGCAGCGGAATATCCGGTTTGCCGATTTCCTTCAGCATGGTCAAGGTGTTCTGGTAGACTGTATTGAGGTCACTGTTGCCATAGGTTGTCGTAACACCACAGAGATCGATGTGTTCTTTGCCTAAGAGATAGAGGAGTGCTAAACCATCGTCTACATCGCACCCGGCGACTCCCATAGTATTATCACAGTCGAAAATAATTTTTTCGGTCATAAGTAAATCCTCTCCAAAAAGATTTTTTTAGTAGCCGCCCATGCCGCTAAGGCGTCACTAGCAGAGGATGAAAAAGAGAGTGCTCTCGGGTCGGGCAGCTTCGCCACATCCGCTCACCGCAGCATTCCGAGGCTTGCCCACTCGCCGGTGCGGGACTTCGCCAAACCTCTGGGTAATACCTGATGTGAACCCGTGGCTCAGTCTTCCCCCACCGTCTTGTGGGCTTTTACTGCCTCTCCATGCAATGGGTTCGCTTCTGTGGGCGAAGCTGCCCTGCTTGCGGGTCTGGGGATTCTTCCGCATGTCTTTAGAGTTTTTTTACAGGATAGTATAACCAGGTAGTTTTTAAACGTTTTTAATAATAGACTTGGTCTACTAGATGTGATAATCTTATCATAAAGATTGGATTTTTACATAAAAACACAGGATACACTTTTGAGTCATCCTGGTATTGTAACCTGATTCGGATCAAGAAAAGCTTTAACATCGCAAAGTGTTTTCGGCGCGTGACGTGCTTGCGAAATGGAGGTGACTATATGATAGAAGATATGATTGAAAATGCTGATTGTCCATGCCATGGAACCAATCTTGAAAAGTTGATTCATCCGGCTATTCTTACGCTTTTAATGGCTGAAGAACTGCATGGGTACAGCATAGTGAAAAAACTGCCCGAAAACTGTATGCTGCAAGGCAGGAAACCTGATCCTTCCGGTGTTTACCGCTGCTTAAAGTCCATGGAACAGCAGGGGTATGTCACTTCTGTGTGGAATATATCGAATCCGGGACAAGCTAAAAGACTCTATAGAATAACGGATGATGGAATTAGATGCCTTCAAACTTGGATAAACACTCTAGAGGACTATTATCGCTCTTTGGGATTATTTCTGTCTTTTGCCAAAAATGCAGTGTTAAATAATACAGCAGACAATAATAAAGAAGATCATCCTCATTAAATCAACCTCGAATTTTTGAGTTATAAAAATGAAGGTACTTATTTTTGTGCTTTTTATCACTAAGAATCTTAGTTAACCATGTGAAAGGGTGAGGATGAATGAAAAAAGTCTTATCCATTGTAATGCTTTTGCTGCTTATTTTTAGTGGAATTGGGTGTTCACAGACACCGGTTCCGGCACCGTCCAGTCCCGAAATTCAAAGCTTTGAAAGTGTTTTAATCAAGGCCAAAGGTACGACGGTCAATTTCTACGGCTGGGGCGGAGATGAGCGAATTAACCGATGGATTGATACCCAGCTTGCGCCACACGTCAAAGAGAACTATGAGATAACCTTAAAAAGAGTCCCCATGGATATCGACCAGATCCTGAACAAGTTGCTCGGGGAAAAACAGGCGGATAAGAGCAAGGGCTCCATTGATATGGTCTGGATTAATGGAGAGAATTTCTATACCGCCATGAAAAACCAGCTGATCTATGGTCCGTTTACCCAGGAACTGCCAAACTACCAAAAATACATTGACCCTGATTCGAAAGAGGTTCAATATGATTTTGGCTATGAAATCAAAGGGTATGAAGCTCCTTATGGAAAAGCCCAATTCGTGCTGATCAATGATTCTGCCATAACCTCGGAAACCCCTAAGGATACTCAAGAGCTCCTTGGGTTTGCTAAGCAATACAAAGGAAAGGTTACCTATCCGGCCCCGCCCGATTTTACCGGAAGTGCCTTTGTCCGCAACATCATCTATGATATCGTCGGCTATGAAAACGTTGTCGGTATCGGGAACGATAAGGAAAAACTCAAAGCCGCGATTCAGCCAGCGATGGATTATCTTAAAGAATTAAGCCCTTACCTCTGGCAAGAAGGAAAAACCTATCCGTCTTCTATTGCTCAGGTGGACAACATGTTTGCGGACGGAGAACTGGTGATGACCATGTCCTACAATCCAAATTCAGTGGCCGGTATGATTGAGACCGGACAATTCAAGGAGACTGCCCGTTCCTTCATTTTTGATAAAGGGATGATTGGAAATACGCATTACCTGGCGATTCCCGCCAATGCTTCCAACCTTGAGGGGGCTCTGGTCGTGATTAATGCAATTTTAAGCCCTGAGATCCAGGCCTCAAAATATGATCCGAAAAATTGGGGAGATTTGCCGGTGCTTGATAATGCCAAGCTGAATTCTCAGGAAAAGGAACTTTTCAGCAAGATTCCTTTGGGCAAAGGAGTCATCCCGCAGGATCGGCTTCTATCCAAACGGCTTCCGGAGCTGCCGGCTGATTTGATTCCAGTCATCGAGGAAGTCTGGCAGTCCCAGATTCCCGGAAATAAATAGAAAAAATGCATTATTCGAGATTAAAGCCGTATCTGATGGTTCTCCCGGTCGTCGTATTTATGGGAGTCTTCATCTATGCTCTCTTGAACACCTTAGTCCAGAGTTTTGGCATTCTGCCTGCAGCCGGGTTAAATGAATGGACCTTATCCTATTATCAAGCCCTGCTTTTAAGGGGGGATTTGCTTCCCTCTTTATGGCTGAGTCTCTATTATTCCTCAGTCTCATCATTACTTGCCGTGTTCATGGGGGTTTTGATCAGTGCGCTGGCCGTCAGCAGCGGGTTCACCCGGATGAAAATCTTTCAGATCTTTAAAGTCCCGATCATTGTGCCCCATCTTGCGGCGGCGCTCCTGATTCTTAATCTCTTTTCCCAGAGCGGTATCATTTCGCGTGTCCTTTATCAGCTTAACTGGGTCCAAAGCCCCCAGCAATTCCCCGCCTTGCTCTTTGATCCCTATGCCTTGGGGATTATACTTGCCTACTTATGGAAGGAAGTCCCCTTTGTGATCATGATGGTAGTGACCATCATGGCAAAGATCGATGGTTCAATCGGGGAAGCGGCTGTCAATCTAGGGGCTTCCAAATTCAAAACCTTTCACAGCATTACTCTGCCCCTCTGCCTTCCTACCATCTACACATCCTTTCTGCTGGTTTTCGCGTACTCCTTCGGGGCCTTTGAGATTCCGTTTCTCTTGGGAATGACGTCACCGAAAGCCCTGCCCGTTTTAGCCTATCTCGAATATACCCATCCGGATCTGGCTCATCGTCCCTATGCGATGGCTTTGAACGGGGTTATGGTTGTTCTGTCGGTCATGCTGACCTATGTCTATTACCGGATTATCAAAGGAGACCGGCAGGTAAAGGCAGGTGGAGACTATTAATCATATGGCATTCAAGGTCCTGGCAAAGACCATTTTTTATAGCGCTATTTTTTCTGTGCTTTTGCCTTTAGGAATTCTTCTGATCTGGAGTTTCGCAGGGAGCTGGCCCTGGCCGAACCTCCTTCCCGAGACACTTTCAGCCAGGGTAT encodes the following:
- a CDS encoding sulfate/molybdate ABC transporter ATP-binding protein; the protein is MKLWVDIQKKLPGFTLDVKFETDGEILGLLGASGSGKSMILRCIAGIDTPDTGRIILNDRTLFDSKRRIDLPCRKRKVGYLFQNYALFPNMTVEDNIGFGIEDRKRADRIAIIEEKVKMIKLEGLEKRYPNQLSGGQQQRVALARALAIEPEALLLDEPFSALDDYLRNHMVKQLTETLSGYQGVTLFVTHNMDEIYSICHRLVVLSSGKIEAKGGTEEVFSSPPSLVSAQLTGCRNFSPAIYKSPFELEATDWGINLKTKREIPKQIEFVGIHAHALELALTEKEDNVFEGRLNFISETPSRVTVYLVTEKEARRQENHQIQWEITKQMWSELKDKPQPWKLKMNPEKLIII
- the modD gene encoding ModD protein; translation: MIYISDETIDRWIKEDVPYLDLTTLTLGIGGTKGTITFKAREFTVLSGVEEVLRIFNRLGIRQIRSLPSGSIVNKGDIFIEAEGLASNLHIAWKVSLNILEYCSGIATRTKRMVDKAKSVNPQVAVVATRKSFPGTKELSIKSIIAGGAFPHRLGLSETILIFKQHVNFLGDIHNLAQVMKEVKGNACEKKIIVEVERIEDARLLVETGVDGLQFDKIPAHDLKVIVEEIRSLNPNVTLLGAGGINEGNIQDYADTGIDAIVTTAMYFGKPSDLGVTIEPFKD
- the modA gene encoding molybdate ABC transporter substrate-binding protein, with the protein product MRLSNLIRKTDKTRAALGRMAFSLVLLVLFISGCSSAVNETPKPEVSQADQAKPIELLVSTAPSLKGSLEEIKSLYSAKNAQVKLVYNYGPSGSLQTQIEQGAAADIFISQGKPQMDALEQKGLIKQDSRVNLLGDELVLIVNKNNTSINSFEDLAKPEVKKIGIGEAGSVPAAKTAQETLETLKLWDTLQPKFVIGKDLMQIMTYVETDNAEAAFVWDTIAILSDKVKIVAAAPANSHKPVVLPAAVVAASKNSDEASKFLEYLQSDEAMKIFEKNGFIRGE
- the modA gene encoding molybdate ABC transporter substrate-binding protein, translating into MKKVSWMLVFSFLLILTTIGCSSGNNAPSANTPKAEPTEIMVSAAASLKDSLTEIQKEYAAKVPEVKLTFVFGASGTLQQQIEQGAPADLFISAGKAQMDALEQKDLLVKESRLDLVGNELVLVAGKDNSKVTSFEDLTKANVQKIGIGTPESVPAGKYAQEALTSLKLWDTLQPKFVMAKDVTQVLNYVETGNVEAGLVYRSDALGSSKVKVVTAAPESSHKPITYPAAVISATKNKQLAEDFLKYLQGSEAQQLFVNYGFKTLAK
- the modB gene encoding molybdate ABC transporter permease subunit, which translates into the protein MGMDFAPLLISLRAATISTIVTFFSGIAAACFVSGYRGKFKGLIDGVLTLPLVLPPTVVGFLLLVLFGKNGPLGRLLMAVGQTVIFSWPATVIAASVVAFPLMYRTVRSAFEQIDQNIINAARTLGVSEWKIFWKITIPLSWPGVAAGTVLAFARALGDFGATLMIGGNIPGKTLTIPAAIFFAAESGEMRRALIWVILIFIISLIVMTLMNYWTDYQRKMTAVTGRK
- a CDS encoding nucleoside hydrolase encodes the protein MTEKIIFDCDNTMGVAGCDVDDGLALLYLLGKEHIDLCGVTTTYGNSDLNTVYQNTLTMLKEIGKPDIPLLKGCEDKHHYQSEATDFLVESVNSNPGRITILATGSLTNLYAAYRSDPSFLAKVKRIVVMGGTTEPLIINGRPLNELNFSCDSLATETVLKLGNNVSVITGNTCLDAFFPKEAFFARLSSENKPIARYLLKKTSYWFKYMMFLFNLDGFYNWDVVAAAYVANPTLFEDRIFSFNLRLAELEHGELTLEDPPNDSLHYSLNLPRIQIQHELIEDIYNTWLSLDLKFSSPKLYR
- the modB gene encoding molybdate ABC transporter permease subunit, producing the protein MEFSVIPIILSLKVAFAAVVIVAFSSIPIAAFMAKREFWGKDIVESIITLPLVLPPSVVGFMLLFVFGKNGPLGKLFEHWFNVRIVFTLAGAVIAAAVVAFPLMYQSVKVAIESVDQNLEKAARTLGAGELRVFFTITLPLALNGIIAGLVLAFARSLGEFGATLMIAGNIPGKTQTMPIAIYFANEAGDTGEAGILVVIMTIFSFLVIYGLNRWGKGSRRDSRGGGA
- a CDS encoding ATP-binding cassette domain-containing protein, which produces MLKAHFKKKLPSFELEADITLKSGILALVGPSGAGKTTILQCIAGLQTPSWGEININDKIIFSSEHRADIPIRKRRIGYVFQDYALFPHMSVEKNVMYGKPQKGSIPNKVLAVSNVLEMLKIAHLRNRYPNQISGGEKQRVALARALMTEPELLLLDEPLSALDQDTRSTLQQELLKLQTQWQIPFILVTHDAREAEMLGSQIIKLDKGKQEEIKKL